The Pantoea sp. At-9b genome includes a window with the following:
- the gspE gene encoding type II secretion system protein GspE: MEKSDDMLKALCRRHNAIILHHDDTLLRVAVAGTPEPALLEALQFASQCKVEVECWPAARVEQLLHEPGRADDAPREQAAVESAISAVEYILCQAIQRRASDVHFEPQHNALRVRLRIDGVLHKLAQLPDAQPAAVLARLKILGGLDIAERRLPQDGQFTQELEGKNVAFRLSTLPISHGEKAVVRLMQSENSAIALDKLGMPALQLRQFSNALAKPQGLILVTGPTGSGKTFTLYSGLSALNVPEKNVCSVEDPVEIPLTGINQTQIQPRSGLDFNLVLRALLRQDPDVIMVGEIRDAETAGIAVKAAQTGHLVLSTLHTNSTAETLTRLRQMGIPGYLLGPALQLIVAQRLVRRLCVHCRQPGQAIAHLPSELWPGTLQTWRAPGCDHCFSGYYGRLALFELLPMTAKLQNAISADMPLEHLLSLANQQGMKTLVAAGLEAVSRGETSLEEMQRVIGLDNG; the protein is encoded by the coding sequence ATGGAGAAGTCTGATGACATGTTAAAGGCGTTATGTCGGCGTCATAACGCGATAATTCTGCATCATGATGACACCTTACTGCGCGTGGCCGTGGCGGGTACACCTGAACCGGCACTGTTGGAAGCACTGCAATTCGCCAGTCAGTGTAAAGTTGAGGTGGAGTGCTGGCCCGCCGCGCGGGTTGAGCAACTCCTTCACGAGCCGGGCCGTGCTGATGATGCGCCGAGAGAACAGGCGGCGGTAGAATCCGCCATCAGCGCAGTGGAATATATTCTGTGCCAGGCAATACAACGCCGGGCATCTGATGTCCATTTTGAGCCACAACATAACGCGTTGCGTGTCCGACTGCGTATTGATGGTGTGCTGCATAAGCTGGCGCAATTGCCTGATGCACAACCTGCTGCGGTGTTGGCCCGGTTGAAAATTCTCGGTGGGCTGGATATCGCTGAACGACGCTTGCCGCAGGATGGGCAATTTACCCAGGAGCTGGAAGGGAAAAATGTGGCCTTTCGTCTCTCCACGCTGCCCATCAGCCACGGTGAGAAGGCAGTTGTACGCTTAATGCAGAGTGAAAATAGCGCCATTGCGCTGGATAAGCTCGGCATGCCTGCCCTTCAGTTGCGTCAGTTCAGTAATGCGCTGGCGAAACCACAGGGGTTGATTCTGGTCACCGGCCCGACCGGTAGTGGCAAAACCTTCACCCTTTACAGCGGATTAAGTGCACTCAATGTGCCGGAAAAAAATGTCTGTAGTGTAGAAGACCCGGTGGAAATTCCGCTTACCGGTATCAACCAGACACAAATCCAGCCCCGTAGTGGACTGGATTTCAATTTGGTGCTGCGCGCCTTACTGCGTCAGGACCCGGACGTCATCATGGTTGGTGAGATACGCGATGCAGAAACGGCCGGGATTGCAGTCAAAGCCGCACAAACCGGTCACCTGGTACTCTCCACACTTCATACCAATTCAACCGCTGAAACGCTGACACGGCTGCGGCAAATGGGGATTCCGGGTTATCTGCTTGGCCCGGCGCTGCAGCTTATTGTTGCGCAACGTCTGGTAAGACGGCTATGCGTGCATTGCCGCCAACCGGGGCAAGCTATCGCTCACCTGCCCAGCGAATTATGGCCGGGCACCCTACAGACCTGGCGAGCACCGGGCTGCGACCACTGCTTTTCTGGCTACTATGGGCGGCTGGCGCTTTTCGAACTCTTGCCCATGACGGCCAAATTGCAGAATGCCATTTCAGCGGATATGCCACTGGAGCATCTGCTGTCACTGGCGAACCAGCAGGGAATGAAGACACTGGTGGCTGCTGGACTGGAGGCCGTCAGTCGCGGAGAGACCTCGCTGGAAGAGATGCAGCGCGTGATTGGGTTAGATAATGGCTAA
- the ppdD gene encoding prepilin peptidase-dependent pilin — protein sequence MERQRGFTLIELMIVIGIVAILSAIGVPAYQNYLQRAALTDMLQTMVPYKTAVELCAIERGGPAQCQAGDRGIPAAKGSRYVATLAVINGVITLTGQESLSGLTVEMQPVWNSTDGTLDWQRSCNSDNNTLRDNCLEQFRFTDKGGRNGEV from the coding sequence ATGGAACGACAACGTGGTTTTACCCTTATCGAATTAATGATTGTGATCGGCATTGTTGCCATCCTCAGTGCCATCGGTGTCCCTGCCTATCAAAATTATCTACAACGAGCCGCGCTGACCGACATGTTGCAGACAATGGTGCCCTATAAAACAGCGGTTGAACTGTGTGCGATTGAGCGAGGTGGCCCTGCGCAATGTCAGGCAGGCGATCGCGGTATCCCTGCCGCCAAAGGCTCACGCTATGTCGCCACCCTTGCCGTCATCAACGGCGTCATCACGCTAACCGGTCAGGAAAGCCTGTCTGGCTTAACGGTAGAAATGCAACCGGTATGGAATAGCACCGATGGTACGCTGGACTGGCAACGCAGCTGTAACAGCGACAACAACACCCTGCGCGATAACTGCCTGGAACAGTTCCGCTTTACTGACAAAGGGGGTCGCAATGGAGAAGTCTGA
- the ampD gene encoding 1,6-anhydro-N-acetylmuramyl-L-alanine amidase AmpD, producing the protein MKLEDGWITSARKVPSPHFNQRPENEVPSVLIIHNISLPPGEFGGPWIDRLFTGTLPADAHPYFADIAHLRVAAHCLIRRDGELVQYVSFDQRAWHAGASQFEGRENCNDFSMGIELEGTDTLPYTDAQYATLAQVTELLIQHYPLAVERITGHSDIALGRKTDPGPAFDWVRYKHALKRENP; encoded by the coding sequence ATGAAACTGGAAGATGGCTGGATTACCAGCGCGCGTAAAGTGCCTTCACCGCACTTCAACCAGCGGCCGGAAAATGAAGTACCTTCGGTGCTGATTATTCACAATATCAGTTTGCCGCCTGGTGAATTTGGTGGCCCGTGGATTGATCGACTGTTTACTGGCACGTTACCTGCGGATGCGCATCCTTATTTTGCGGATATTGCCCATTTACGCGTGGCGGCGCATTGCCTGATCCGTCGTGACGGTGAACTGGTGCAGTATGTTTCCTTTGATCAGCGCGCCTGGCATGCGGGGGCATCGCAATTTGAAGGTCGGGAAAACTGTAATGATTTTTCGATGGGGATCGAGTTGGAAGGCACCGATACTCTGCCCTATACCGATGCGCAGTATGCGACGCTGGCGCAGGTGACTGAACTATTGATACAGCACTATCCGCTGGCAGTGGAACGCATCACCGGACACAGTGATATTGCCCTAGGACGTAAAACCGACCCGGGACCGGCATTTGACTGGGTTCGCTATAAACATGCCTTAAAGCGGGAGAATCCCTGA
- the ampE gene encoding beta-lactamase regulator AmpE, giving the protein MTLFSLLLVLGWERLFKLGEHWQLDHRLEPLFRGRQRFSLLRTLVMTLIAMLIVWLLVWSLKGLLFGVAQLLFWIVVGLLCIGAGSVRLHYHTYLKAASHDDQAAHQAMAAELTLIHGVPVECSEREFLRELQNALIWINFRFYLAPLFWFVVGGPYGPVLLVGYAFLRAWQSWLAKHHTPLERAQSGVDRILHLLDWIPVRLAGVAYALLGHGERALPAWFASLTDWHRSQYQVLTSLAQFSLARDPHVDKVETPRVAVALAKRISLVLVVVVALLTIYGTLV; this is encoded by the coding sequence ATGACGTTGTTTAGCTTGTTATTAGTGTTAGGTTGGGAACGACTGTTTAAACTGGGTGAGCACTGGCAGCTGGATCATCGGCTGGAGCCGTTGTTTCGTGGTCGCCAGCGTTTTTCGCTGCTCCGCACCCTGGTAATGACCCTCATCGCCATGCTGATTGTTTGGCTGCTGGTCTGGAGTCTGAAAGGGCTGCTCTTTGGCGTGGCACAGCTGCTGTTCTGGATTGTTGTCGGGTTGCTGTGTATCGGTGCGGGTTCGGTACGCCTGCATTATCACACTTATCTGAAAGCGGCGAGCCACGATGACCAGGCGGCACATCAGGCGATGGCGGCAGAACTGACATTGATTCATGGGGTGCCTGTCGAATGCAGTGAGCGCGAATTTCTGCGTGAGCTGCAGAACGCGCTGATCTGGATAAACTTTCGCTTTTATCTGGCTCCGCTGTTTTGGTTTGTGGTGGGTGGCCCTTACGGGCCGGTACTGCTGGTGGGTTACGCCTTTCTGCGCGCCTGGCAAAGCTGGCTGGCCAAACACCATACTCCGTTGGAACGTGCACAATCGGGCGTTGATCGCATCCTGCATCTGCTGGACTGGATCCCGGTGCGTCTGGCAGGCGTTGCCTACGCGTTACTGGGGCATGGTGAGCGAGCGCTACCAGCCTGGTTCGCCTCGCTGACCGACTGGCATCGCTCGCAATATCAGGTGTTGACCAGCCTGGCGCAGTTCTCCCTCGCGCGTGACCCCCATGTTGATAAAGTGGAAACCCCGCGCGTGGCGGTTGCACTGGCAAAACGCATTTCCCTGGTGCTGGTGGTCGTGGTCGCGCTGTTGACCATCTACGGTACGCTGGTGTGA
- the nadC gene encoding carboxylating nicotinate-nucleotide diphosphorylase translates to MASRRYDPDYRRQALIRRIEQDIPEAVARALQEDLGGEVDADRDITALLLPADKQAEAKIITREAGVFCGKRWVEEVFIQLGNKVTITWHVEDGQVLVADQLLFELQGPARLLLTAERTALNFVQTLSGVATEVSHYVALLAGSNTQLLDTRKTLPGLRTALKYAVLCGGGSNHRLGLSDAFLIKENHIIASGSVRQAVEKALWLQPDVPVEVEVETLDELQAALAAGADIVMLDNFTLEMMRKAAALTQRRALLEVSGNVTAATLPQIAQTGVDYVSVGALTKHVRALDLSMRFRET, encoded by the coding sequence ATGGCATCGCGTCGTTACGATCCCGATTATCGCCGCCAGGCGTTGATCAGGCGCATTGAGCAGGATATCCCGGAAGCCGTTGCACGTGCGCTTCAGGAGGATTTAGGCGGTGAGGTCGATGCGGATCGTGATATCACCGCATTGCTGCTCCCGGCAGATAAACAGGCAGAAGCTAAAATTATCACCCGCGAAGCCGGTGTTTTCTGTGGTAAACGCTGGGTCGAAGAAGTGTTCATCCAGTTGGGCAACAAAGTGACCATCACCTGGCATGTCGAAGATGGGCAAGTGCTGGTCGCCGATCAGCTACTGTTTGAGTTGCAAGGCCCGGCGCGCTTGCTGTTGACGGCGGAACGCACTGCACTCAACTTTGTACAGACGCTTTCCGGTGTAGCCACTGAAGTCAGCCATTATGTCGCCTTGCTGGCGGGCAGCAACACACAATTGCTGGATACCCGTAAAACCTTACCCGGTCTGCGTACTGCCCTGAAATATGCCGTACTCTGCGGCGGCGGTAGCAATCATCGCCTCGGTCTGTCTGACGCCTTTCTGATTAAAGAAAACCATATCATCGCCAGTGGTTCCGTGCGCCAGGCGGTGGAGAAAGCATTGTGGTTACAGCCCGATGTGCCGGTCGAAGTGGAGGTCGAAACACTGGATGAATTGCAGGCTGCGCTGGCTGCCGGTGCCGATATCGTGATGCTTGATAACTTCACGCTGGAGATGATGCGCAAGGCCGCCGCGCTGACACAAAGACGCGCGCTACTCGAAGTGTCCGGCAACGTCACGGCAGCGACCCTGCCGCAAATTGCCCAAACCGGGGTAGATTATGTCTCGGTAGGTGCCTTGACCAAACACGTGCGCGCGCTCGATCTCTCCATGCGTTTTCGCGAAACCTGA
- a CDS encoding family 43 glycosylhydrolase: MSHSWPNPFITQRADPFILRHGNGYYFVASVPEYDRLEIRYATTLAALPEAEPVVVWHKPDTGPFSALIWAPELHHINGQWVIYFAAAPTREIKDGLFQHRMYALVCSDADPLTGHWQPVRRVHTPLDSFSLDATHFVHQGKNWYLWAQKDPTIPGNSNLYLAELLNPWTLKGTPQMLSRPEYEWECAGFSVNEGPAVIRHANKLFVTYSASATDENYCLGILSIDADADPLHAAAWQKSARPVFNTSWDNHQYGPGHNSFTVDEQGKDVLVYHARNYTEIEGDPLWDPNRHTRLKYFAWREDGTPDFGVPPADHTSVP; encoded by the coding sequence ATGAGTCATTCCTGGCCTAATCCGTTTATCACGCAACGTGCCGATCCTTTTATTCTCCGTCATGGCAACGGTTACTACTTTGTCGCGTCAGTACCTGAATATGACCGTCTGGAAATACGTTATGCAACCACCCTGGCAGCGCTCCCCGAGGCGGAACCCGTCGTGGTATGGCATAAACCGGACACCGGCCCTTTTAGCGCCCTGATCTGGGCACCGGAGTTGCATCATATCAACGGTCAGTGGGTCATCTATTTTGCAGCAGCCCCCACGCGTGAAATTAAAGATGGGTTGTTCCAACACCGCATGTACGCGTTGGTCTGTAGCGATGCCGATCCCCTGACCGGCCACTGGCAGCCGGTGCGTCGGGTGCATACGCCGCTGGATAGCTTCTCCCTCGACGCCACGCATTTTGTTCATCAGGGAAAAAACTGGTATCTGTGGGCGCAGAAAGATCCCACGATCCCCGGTAACTCGAATCTCTATCTCGCCGAGTTGCTGAATCCCTGGACATTGAAAGGCACGCCGCAAATGCTGAGTCGTCCGGAGTATGAATGGGAATGTGCTGGATTTAGTGTGAATGAAGGACCAGCGGTCATTCGTCACGCGAACAAGTTATTTGTCACATATTCGGCCAGCGCGACGGATGAAAACTATTGTCTGGGGATTCTCAGCATTGATGCAGACGCCGACCCGCTGCATGCTGCGGCATGGCAAAAATCAGCCCGCCCGGTATTCAATACCAGTTGGGACAACCATCAATACGGGCCAGGCCACAATAGCTTTACCGTCGACGAACAAGGAAAAGACGTATTGGTTTATCACGCGCGCAATTATACGGAGATTGAGGGCGATCCGCTGTGGGATCCGAACCGCCATACGCGACTGAAATATTTTGCCTGGCGTGAAGACGGCACACCGGATTTCGGCGTGCCGCCTGCCGATCACACCAGCGTACCGTAG